The Microlunatus antarcticus genome window below encodes:
- the lysX gene encoding bifunctional lysylphosphatidylglycerol synthetase/lysine--tRNA ligase LysX produces the protein MPRLPALVSRLFFVAGVLLILETLFPGVAWVGFLVDVCSTLLFPVDEGSIGFGVFLLLLGATLARRKRVGWVLALVIFGFFLITDLAVVTGLVASLFALQTDFSAVPVYARFAFNLAALGALTACLVHYRAEFTARRAPGSVRKALLTLLVGLGVTVGVAMTLVTVFPNELVGPRGRLAWILERLGRALFSSTDGDLVAQPVSSPPGWISTVVGLLLGLTLLAAVVMLTRSQRLAALMSPADEPLVRALVAQSGEDSLAYFATRRDKSVVFAPDGGAAVTYRVDLGVCLASSDPIGPPARWDSAIRAWQGLIDTYGWTPAVVGASEAGATAYARDLGLRVIRIGDEAVLHPRDFHLGDRDMRPVRQAVQRLERLGYTVRVRRHRDLPGAELTALVERADAWRDTESERGFSMALGRLGDPADADCLMVEALFPPGRHEPGPAGDVAGLLSFVPWGTDGFSLDVMRRSPDADNGVTELMVSAVMGASAELGIRRVSLNFAVFRSAFEEGARIGAGPVLRLWRRLLLVASRWWQFESLYRSNVKYRPEWQPRFLCFAETRDIALVGTALGVAEGFIDLPSFLRPPIDVGPGPDALVARPAIAPAPAPLPVAPADLGPRLPEQVRQRMATRERLISEGTDPYPPSFRPHQTAAQVAAGVLGEPASVAGRVVAVRDLGGVLFVVVRDWTGDAQLLLSRDGVGGEAMDRLRRDVDLGDHLGAEGSIVRSRSGEVSLGVADWLLTAKSLRPMPDKRRGISDPETRVRQRYLDLTVNPAARERLRSRSAVLRAVRRTLDSRGFLEVETPILQTIHGGANARPFRTHINAYDLDLYLRIAPELFLKRLMVGGVDRVFEIGRNFRNEGADATHNPEFTMLEAYEAYGDYTTMRHVAQEIVLAAARAVSGGTLVRGTDAQGVAHEVDLATEWPVVTVNDAISAAAGTLVTADTDREALVELARTLGIAVDSSWTRGNVLLELYEHLVESRTVRPTFYTDFPAEVSPLTRQHRVDPRLAERWDLVAFGAEIGTAYSELVDPVEQRARLTAQSLQAAGGDPEAMELDEDFLLALEHAMPPSGGLGMGMDRLVMMLTQASIRETIAFPLVRPRTEGR, from the coding sequence ATGCCCCGTCTGCCGGCCCTGGTGTCGCGGCTGTTCTTCGTCGCCGGCGTCCTGCTCATCCTCGAGACGCTGTTTCCCGGGGTGGCCTGGGTCGGGTTCCTCGTCGACGTCTGCTCGACGCTGCTCTTCCCCGTCGACGAGGGCTCGATCGGGTTCGGCGTGTTCCTGCTGCTCCTCGGCGCGACGCTCGCCCGCCGCAAGCGGGTCGGCTGGGTCCTGGCGCTGGTCATCTTCGGGTTCTTCCTGATCACCGACCTCGCCGTGGTGACCGGCCTGGTGGCGTCGCTCTTCGCCCTGCAGACCGACTTCAGCGCGGTGCCCGTCTACGCCCGCTTCGCCTTCAACCTCGCCGCGCTCGGCGCGCTCACGGCCTGCCTGGTGCACTACCGCGCCGAGTTCACCGCGCGCCGCGCGCCCGGCAGCGTCCGCAAGGCGCTGCTGACCCTGCTGGTCGGGCTGGGCGTGACCGTCGGCGTGGCGATGACGCTGGTGACGGTCTTCCCGAACGAGCTCGTCGGGCCCCGCGGCCGCCTGGCCTGGATCCTCGAGCGGCTCGGCCGGGCGCTGTTCAGCAGCACCGACGGCGACCTCGTGGCCCAGCCGGTGTCGAGCCCACCCGGCTGGATCAGCACGGTCGTCGGCCTCCTGCTCGGCCTGACGCTGCTCGCCGCCGTCGTGATGCTCACCCGTTCGCAGCGACTGGCAGCGCTGATGTCGCCGGCCGACGAGCCCCTGGTCCGCGCCCTGGTGGCGCAGTCGGGCGAGGACTCGCTGGCCTACTTCGCCACCCGGCGCGACAAGTCCGTCGTCTTCGCCCCCGACGGCGGCGCAGCGGTGACCTACCGGGTCGACCTCGGGGTCTGCCTGGCCAGCAGCGACCCCATCGGGCCGCCCGCACGGTGGGATTCGGCCATCCGCGCCTGGCAGGGCCTGATCGACACGTACGGCTGGACGCCCGCGGTCGTCGGGGCGAGCGAGGCCGGCGCGACCGCGTACGCCCGCGACCTCGGCCTGCGCGTCATCCGGATCGGCGACGAGGCCGTGCTCCACCCTCGCGACTTCCACCTGGGCGACCGGGACATGCGTCCGGTGCGTCAGGCGGTGCAGCGTCTCGAGCGCCTCGGCTACACGGTCCGCGTCAGGCGCCACCGCGACCTGCCGGGCGCGGAGCTGACCGCGCTGGTCGAGCGGGCGGACGCGTGGCGCGACACCGAGAGCGAGCGCGGCTTCTCCATGGCGCTGGGCCGCCTCGGCGACCCCGCCGACGCCGACTGCCTGATGGTCGAGGCGCTCTTCCCGCCCGGGCGGCACGAGCCCGGCCCGGCCGGCGACGTGGCCGGGCTGCTGTCCTTCGTCCCCTGGGGGACCGACGGCTTCTCCCTCGACGTGATGCGGCGCAGCCCGGACGCCGACAACGGCGTCACCGAGCTGATGGTGAGCGCGGTCATGGGCGCGAGCGCCGAGCTCGGGATCCGGCGCGTCTCGCTCAACTTCGCCGTGTTCCGCAGCGCCTTCGAGGAGGGTGCGCGGATCGGTGCCGGTCCCGTCCTGCGGCTGTGGCGGCGCCTGCTGCTCGTCGCGTCGCGCTGGTGGCAGTTCGAGTCGCTCTACCGCTCCAACGTGAAGTACCGCCCCGAGTGGCAGCCCCGCTTCCTGTGCTTCGCCGAGACGCGCGACATCGCCCTCGTCGGCACCGCGCTCGGCGTCGCCGAGGGCTTCATCGACCTGCCCTCCTTCCTGCGCCCGCCGATCGACGTCGGCCCCGGCCCGGACGCGCTGGTCGCCCGACCTGCGATTGCGCCAGCGCCGGCCCCGCTGCCGGTCGCCCCGGCCGACCTCGGCCCCCGGCTGCCCGAGCAGGTGCGGCAGCGCATGGCCACGCGGGAGCGGCTGATCAGCGAGGGCACCGACCCGTACCCGCCGTCGTTCCGCCCGCACCAGACGGCGGCGCAGGTGGCCGCCGGCGTGCTCGGCGAACCGGCCAGCGTCGCCGGCCGCGTGGTCGCCGTACGTGACCTCGGTGGTGTCCTCTTCGTCGTCGTGCGGGACTGGACGGGCGACGCCCAGCTGTTGCTGAGCCGCGACGGCGTCGGCGGGGAGGCCATGGACCGGCTGCGCCGCGACGTCGACCTCGGCGACCACCTGGGCGCCGAGGGCAGCATCGTCCGCTCGCGCAGCGGCGAGGTGTCGCTCGGGGTCGCCGACTGGCTGCTGACCGCGAAGTCCCTGCGCCCGATGCCGGACAAGCGGCGGGGGATCAGCGACCCGGAGACGCGCGTCCGGCAGCGCTACCTCGACCTGACGGTCAACCCCGCCGCCCGGGAACGTCTCCGGTCACGTTCCGCGGTGCTGCGTGCGGTGCGCCGGACGCTGGACTCTCGCGGTTTCCTCGAGGTCGAGACCCCGATCCTCCAGACCATCCACGGCGGGGCCAACGCCCGCCCGTTCCGGACCCACATCAACGCGTACGACCTCGACCTCTACCTCAGGATCGCGCCCGAGCTGTTCCTCAAGCGCCTGATGGTGGGCGGCGTCGACCGGGTCTTCGAGATCGGCCGGAACTTCCGCAACGAGGGCGCGGACGCGACCCACAACCCCGAGTTCACGATGCTCGAGGCCTACGAGGCGTACGGCGACTACACGACGATGCGCCATGTGGCGCAGGAGATCGTGCTGGCCGCGGCGCGGGCGGTCAGCGGGGGGACGCTCGTCCGGGGCACGGACGCCCAGGGCGTCGCGCACGAGGTCGACCTCGCCACCGAGTGGCCCGTGGTCACGGTCAACGACGCGATCTCCGCCGCCGCCGGCACCCTCGTCACCGCCGACACCGACCGCGAGGCGCTCGTCGAGCTCGCCCGCACGCTCGGCATCGCGGTGGACTCGTCCTGGACCCGCGGCAACGTGCTCCTCGAGCTGTACGAGCACCTGGTCGAGTCGCGCACGGTCCGCCCGACCTTCTACACCGACTTCCCGGCCGAGGTGTCGCCGCTGACCCGCCAGCACCGGGTCGACCCGCGGCTGGCCGAGCGCTGGGACCTGGTGGCCTTCGGGGCCGAGATCGGCACTGCCTACTCCGAGCTGGTCGACCCGGTCGAGCAGCGGGCCCGGCTGACCGCCCAGTCGCTCCAGGCGGCCGGCGGCGATCCTGAGGCCATGGAGCTCGACGAGGACTTCCTGCTCGCGCTCGAGCACGCGATGCCGCCCTCGGGCGGCCTGGGGATGGGGATGGACCGGCTCGTGATGATGCTGACGCAGGCCTCGATCAGGGAGACCATCGCGTTCCCGCTCGTGCGACCGCGGACGGAGGGACGGTGA
- a CDS encoding alpha/beta fold hydrolase translates to MSPEAAGPPVSELVRTAGSHVTELGGRLVHLWVVPGAGTPVLLLPGCAVPSYAFRPVETALPGRWMVALDRPGMLDTPWPGRLPTLAEEVATLLALCEAVGTPPVVVAHSMAGPHAEALAREHPGAVSGLVLLDASIEVDAQRPSAAFDRAWLAASKLALEGSRLPPFAVAAALSTRVAVWSQSQRLRINYSRPPGTEELFRRPDTLASLVAEQAAYGDQLADLEDLLETTTWPSTPGVVLTAGRRPGWVRKQRVLAHRTGARHVVVDDSRHLMMVDRPDAVAEAVVSLLPEPERQTDVV, encoded by the coding sequence GTGAGCCCCGAGGCGGCCGGCCCTCCGGTCAGCGAGCTCGTCCGGACCGCCGGCTCCCACGTCACGGAGCTCGGCGGACGACTCGTCCACCTGTGGGTGGTGCCCGGCGCCGGCACGCCGGTCCTGCTACTGCCCGGCTGCGCGGTGCCCTCGTACGCCTTCCGACCGGTCGAGACCGCGCTCCCGGGCCGCTGGATGGTCGCGCTCGACCGTCCCGGGATGCTGGACACGCCCTGGCCCGGACGGCTGCCGACGCTCGCCGAGGAGGTCGCCACGCTCCTCGCGCTGTGCGAGGCGGTGGGCACCCCGCCCGTCGTGGTCGCCCACTCGATGGCCGGGCCCCACGCCGAGGCGCTCGCGCGGGAGCACCCCGGCGCCGTGAGCGGTCTGGTGCTGCTCGACGCCAGCATCGAGGTCGACGCCCAGCGGCCGTCGGCCGCCTTCGACCGGGCGTGGCTGGCTGCGTCCAAGCTCGCGCTGGAGGGGTCCCGGCTGCCGCCCTTCGCGGTCGCCGCTGCACTCTCCACCCGCGTCGCGGTCTGGTCGCAGAGCCAGCGGCTGCGGATCAACTACAGCCGCCCGCCGGGCACGGAGGAGCTCTTCCGCCGCCCGGACACCCTGGCCAGCCTCGTGGCGGAGCAGGCCGCGTACGGCGACCAGCTCGCGGACCTGGAGGACCTGCTGGAGACGACCACGTGGCCGAGCACCCCGGGCGTCGTGCTCACGGCCGGGCGCCGGCCCGGCTGGGTGCGCAAGCAGCGCGTGCTGGCGCACCGCACCGGGGCGCGGCACGTCGTCGTCGACGACAGCCGCCACCTGATGATGGTCGACCGGCCCGACGCCGTCGCCGAGGCGGTCGTCTCGCTGCTGCCCGAGCCGGAGCGTCAGACCGACGTGGTCTGA
- a CDS encoding DUF4261 domain-containing protein translates to MPERESLVAELWYATAPDLSDRFLLEGLRAVAPGVEAQDGSIVVPYDGAELPTRTAAPAGGDGVTPPLVTVVLPGSALGHEGKALPDASQTWDWPEVDDALAGARASVLVTEMFAGPYGARDRAAALVAVVAALSAATAPVAVSWPTSQRVTDPAAPAADGLGGLVNVRLFAVSDDPDELVMDTRGLAPFDLPDLQIHFRDLEPGRLAGQLYATAGYLLQEGDVIADGNTISGLTDDEHWVCHHETALVAPERTVLDVDPGDPYAAGRRAR, encoded by the coding sequence GTGCCCGAGCGCGAGAGCCTGGTCGCCGAGCTCTGGTACGCGACCGCGCCGGACCTGTCCGACCGCTTCCTGCTCGAGGGTCTGCGGGCCGTGGCCCCGGGCGTCGAGGCGCAGGACGGGTCGATCGTCGTCCCCTACGACGGTGCGGAGCTGCCCACCCGCACCGCCGCGCCCGCGGGCGGCGACGGCGTCACGCCGCCCCTCGTGACGGTCGTCCTGCCCGGGTCGGCGCTGGGCCACGAGGGCAAGGCCCTGCCCGACGCGAGCCAGACCTGGGACTGGCCCGAGGTCGACGACGCGCTCGCCGGGGCCCGGGCCAGCGTGCTGGTCACCGAGATGTTCGCCGGACCGTACGGTGCCCGCGACCGGGCCGCGGCGCTCGTCGCGGTCGTGGCCGCGCTGAGCGCCGCCACCGCTCCCGTCGCGGTCAGCTGGCCGACGAGCCAGCGCGTCACCGACCCGGCCGCGCCCGCCGCCGACGGCCTCGGCGGGCTGGTCAACGTCCGCCTCTTCGCGGTGTCGGACGACCCGGACGAGCTCGTCATGGACACCCGCGGCCTCGCGCCCTTCGACCTCCCCGACCTGCAGATCCACTTCCGCGACCTCGAGCCGGGCCGGCTGGCCGGGCAGCTCTACGCCACCGCGGGCTACCTGCTTCAGGAGGGCGACGTCATCGCCGACGGCAACACGATCTCCGGTCTGACGGACGACGAGCACTGGGTCTGCCACCACGAGACGGCTCTCGTCGCCCCGGAGCGGACCGTCCTCGACGTCGACCCGGGCGACCCGTACGCGGCCGGGCGCCGCGCCCGCTGA
- a CDS encoding DUF503 domain-containing protein, with the protein MWTGTLELDLLLGDVHSLKEKRSLVRPLVAELRRRFDVSAAEVGHLELHRRTAIGVGLVAADRAHVVEVLDAAERLAAYRPEVELLSVRRRLVSSDDE; encoded by the coding sequence GTGTGGACCGGGACGTTGGAGCTGGACCTGCTGCTGGGTGACGTGCACTCGCTCAAGGAGAAGCGCTCGCTGGTGCGACCGCTGGTGGCGGAGCTGCGGCGCCGCTTCGACGTCAGCGCGGCCGAGGTCGGCCACCTCGAGCTGCACCGGCGTACGGCGATCGGCGTCGGCCTCGTCGCCGCCGACCGCGCCCACGTGGTCGAGGTGCTGGACGCGGCGGAGCGGCTGGCGGCCTACCGCCCCGAGGTCGAGCTGCTGTCGGTGCGCCGCCGGCTCGTGAGCAGCGACGACGAGTAG
- a CDS encoding gamma-glutamyl-gamma-aminobutyrate hydrolase family protein, translated as MLPRPVIGLSTYRETARWGVWTDVADLLSATYTRSVEAAGGTVVLLPPQGQGADTLVGRLDGLIVTGGADVEPQRYGQEPGPHTYVRPDRDAWELALLDAALERQVPTLGICRGMQLLAVHGGGRLEQHLPDVVGHAEHGPDGDAYGWTSVRTVAGSMVSTMVGESMQVSCHHHQAVLEHPGFEVSAHAADGTIEAIEDPARGYWVGVQWHPESGDDHGLFAGLVGAAARRAAG; from the coding sequence GTGCTGCCGCGTCCCGTCATCGGACTGAGCACCTACCGCGAGACCGCCCGCTGGGGCGTGTGGACCGACGTCGCCGACCTGCTGAGCGCGACGTACACGCGCTCGGTCGAGGCCGCCGGGGGCACCGTGGTGCTCCTGCCGCCCCAGGGGCAGGGCGCGGACACCCTCGTGGGCCGCCTCGACGGCCTCATCGTCACCGGCGGGGCCGACGTCGAGCCGCAGCGCTACGGCCAGGAGCCCGGCCCGCACACGTACGTCCGTCCCGACCGCGACGCCTGGGAGCTCGCCCTGCTCGACGCGGCCCTGGAGCGTCAGGTCCCGACGCTCGGGATCTGCCGGGGGATGCAGCTGCTGGCCGTGCACGGGGGCGGGCGCCTCGAGCAGCACCTGCCCGACGTCGTCGGGCACGCGGAGCACGGGCCCGACGGGGATGCGTACGGCTGGACCTCCGTGCGCACCGTCGCCGGCTCCATGGTGTCGACCATGGTGGGGGAGTCGATGCAGGTCAGCTGCCACCACCACCAGGCCGTGCTCGAGCACCCGGGCTTCGAGGTCTCGGCCCACGCCGCCGACGGCACGATCGAGGCGATCGAGGACCCGGCGCGCGGCTACTGGGTCGGGGTCCAGTGGCACCCCGAGAGCGGTGACGACCACGGCCTGTTCGCCGGGCTCGTCGGGGCCGCAGCCCGCCGCGCGGCCGGCTAG
- a CDS encoding DNA polymerase IV, giving the protein MRREASVLHLDLDAFYASVEQRDKPSLRGKPVVVGGVGQRGVVATASYEARVFGVRSAMPSHEARRRCPNAAFMVPRFDVYRTASAQVMGLLRALSPLVEPLSLDEAFVDLRAATEPVDLSLPGLTALVQRLKDDVHEVTGGLTASVGAASSKFLAKIASELEKPDGLCVVEPGTEVDRIGPMGVGVIFGVGPVTRERLDRIGVRTVADLRQVEPAELAQVVGKAHAETLAGLAWARDDRPVEAEREAKSISTEDTFATDVTDSAELSDILRRHARQVAARLTAAQLFARTVTIKVRHPDFSTLTRARTLRGATDRVDVITGVAQSLLDALDVSGGVRLLGVGVTGLTDLLQDDLFTSDAPAEEPDPSATPNAEPELAPGSTAAVVGPEEASEEHAFGPVTPGWAPGLDVEHDLHGPGWVWGAGRSRVTVRFETRDTPPGPVRTFADDDPALRLRVVS; this is encoded by the coding sequence GTGCGACGCGAGGCCTCGGTGCTCCACCTGGACCTCGACGCCTTCTACGCCTCGGTCGAGCAGCGCGACAAGCCGTCGCTCCGCGGGAAGCCGGTGGTGGTGGGCGGGGTCGGCCAGCGCGGCGTCGTGGCGACCGCCTCGTACGAGGCCCGCGTCTTCGGCGTCCGGTCGGCGATGCCGTCGCACGAGGCCCGGCGGCGCTGCCCCAACGCCGCGTTCATGGTGCCGCGCTTCGACGTCTACCGGACGGCCAGCGCGCAGGTCATGGGCCTGCTCCGCGCGCTGTCGCCGTTGGTCGAGCCGCTGTCGCTGGACGAGGCGTTCGTGGACCTGCGCGCCGCCACCGAGCCCGTCGACCTCTCGCTCCCGGGACTGACGGCGCTGGTGCAGCGGCTCAAGGACGACGTCCACGAGGTCACCGGCGGGCTGACCGCGTCGGTCGGGGCCGCCTCGTCGAAGTTCCTGGCCAAGATCGCCAGCGAGCTGGAGAAGCCCGACGGCCTGTGCGTGGTCGAGCCGGGGACGGAGGTGGACCGGATCGGGCCGATGGGCGTGGGCGTCATCTTCGGCGTCGGGCCGGTGACCCGGGAGCGGCTGGACCGGATCGGGGTGCGCACGGTCGCCGACCTGCGCCAGGTGGAGCCGGCCGAGCTCGCCCAGGTCGTCGGCAAGGCCCACGCCGAGACCCTCGCCGGGCTCGCCTGGGCGCGGGACGACCGGCCCGTCGAGGCCGAGCGGGAGGCCAAGTCGATCTCGACGGAGGACACCTTCGCGACCGACGTGACCGACTCGGCCGAGCTGTCCGACATCCTGCGGCGCCACGCCCGCCAGGTCGCCGCGCGGCTGACCGCGGCCCAGCTCTTCGCGCGGACCGTGACGATCAAGGTCCGCCACCCCGACTTCTCGACCCTGACCCGCGCCCGCACGCTGCGGGGGGCGACCGACCGGGTCGACGTGATCACCGGCGTCGCCCAGTCGCTGCTCGACGCGCTCGACGTCTCCGGTGGCGTCCGGCTGCTGGGGGTCGGGGTGACCGGGCTCACCGACCTGCTCCAGGACGACCTCTTCACCTCGGACGCGCCGGCGGAGGAGCCCGACCCCTCCGCGACGCCCAACGCGGAGCCCGAGCTGGCGCCCGGCTCGACAGCCGCGGTCGTCGGGCCGGAGGAGGCGTCCGAGGAGCACGCGTTCGGCCCGGTCACGCCGGGCTGGGCCCCCGGCCTCGACGTCGAGCACGACCTCCACGGACCCGGGTGGGTGTGGGGCGCCGGCCGCAGCCGGGTGACGGTGCGCTTCGAGACGCGCGACACCCCGCCCGGGCCGGTCCGGACGTTCGCCGACGACGACCCGGCGCTGCGCCTGCGGGTCGTGTCCTGA
- the glgX gene encoding glycogen debranching protein GlgX gives MDLWPGRPYPLGATYDGTGVNFAVFSEVAERVDLCLLDEDLTETRLELIEVDGSVWHAYVPGVQPGQRYGFRVHGPYDPAQGQRANPAKLLLDPYAKAIEGMIDGDQSLFSYDFADHAAFNADDSREHTMLSVVINPFFDWGHDRPPGHQYHESVFYEMHVKGLTMTNPDIPEEIRGTYAAVAHPATIDHLKNLGVTAVELLPVHQFVNDSHLVDQGLSNYWGYNTIGFLAPHNAYSNSGQRGQQTTEFKAMVKALHDADIEVILDVVYNHTAEGNERGPTIAFRGLDNASYYRLVDGDQAHYYDTTGTGNSLLMRSPHVLQLIMDSLRYWVLEMHVDGFRFDLAATLARQFHEVDKLSAFFDIIQQDPVISQVKLIAEPWDLGDGGYQVGNFPPLWTEWNGRYRDTVRDYWRGEPAALGEFASRITGSSDLYNHSDRRPTASINFVIAHDGFTLRDLVSYNEKHNDANGEGGNDGESHNRSWNCGVEGPTDDPRIQRLRLQQIRNFITTMLVSQGVPMLAHGDELGRTQGGNNNVYAQDNPTAWVDWDLDADQRGLLEFTTAAIALRRAHPVLRRRRFFAGDASHGGQSSLGDIVWLKPDGGEMNDADWDTGYSQSLMVFLNGDAIPETDNLGRRITDDHFLLMFNASAESITFTTPAKAYGEVWTVRLNTANGEIDPAVKPWRSRSKHAVPAHSMVVLSTTAVPESSRQDAERRADQARPTLARVSGQA, from the coding sequence ATGGATCTCTGGCCCGGCAGGCCCTACCCCCTCGGTGCCACCTACGACGGCACCGGCGTCAACTTCGCCGTCTTCTCCGAGGTCGCCGAGCGGGTGGACCTCTGCCTGCTCGACGAGGACCTCACCGAGACACGCCTCGAGCTCATCGAGGTCGACGGCTCGGTCTGGCACGCGTACGTGCCTGGGGTGCAGCCCGGCCAGCGCTACGGCTTCCGCGTCCACGGGCCGTACGACCCCGCCCAGGGCCAGCGCGCCAACCCGGCCAAGCTGCTGCTCGACCCCTACGCCAAGGCCATCGAGGGCATGATCGACGGCGACCAGTCGCTGTTCAGCTACGACTTCGCCGACCACGCGGCCTTCAACGCCGACGACTCCCGCGAGCACACGATGCTCTCCGTCGTCATCAACCCGTTCTTCGACTGGGGCCACGACCGCCCGCCGGGCCACCAGTACCACGAGTCGGTCTTCTACGAGATGCACGTCAAGGGCCTCACGATGACCAACCCGGACATCCCCGAGGAGATCCGCGGGACGTACGCGGCGGTCGCCCACCCGGCCACGATCGACCACCTCAAGAACCTCGGCGTCACCGCGGTCGAGCTGCTGCCGGTCCACCAGTTCGTCAACGACTCGCACCTGGTGGACCAGGGCCTCTCGAACTACTGGGGCTACAACACGATCGGCTTCCTCGCCCCGCACAACGCGTACTCCAACTCGGGCCAGCGCGGCCAGCAGACGACCGAGTTCAAGGCGATGGTCAAGGCCCTGCACGACGCCGACATCGAGGTCATCCTCGACGTGGTCTACAACCACACGGCCGAGGGCAACGAGCGGGGCCCGACCATCGCGTTCCGCGGGCTGGACAACGCCTCGTACTACCGGCTCGTCGACGGCGACCAGGCGCACTACTACGACACCACCGGCACCGGCAACAGCCTGCTGATGCGCAGCCCGCACGTGCTGCAGCTGATCATGGACTCGTTGCGCTACTGGGTGCTCGAGATGCACGTCGACGGCTTCCGCTTCGACCTCGCGGCAACCCTGGCCCGCCAGTTCCACGAGGTCGACAAGCTGAGCGCGTTCTTCGACATCATCCAGCAGGACCCGGTGATCAGCCAGGTCAAGCTCATCGCCGAGCCGTGGGACCTCGGCGACGGCGGCTACCAGGTCGGCAACTTCCCGCCGCTGTGGACCGAGTGGAACGGGCGCTACCGCGACACCGTCCGCGACTACTGGCGCGGCGAGCCGGCGGCGCTGGGGGAGTTCGCCTCGCGCATCACCGGCTCGAGCGACCTCTACAACCACTCCGACCGCCGCCCGACCGCGTCGATCAACTTCGTCATCGCGCACGACGGCTTCACGCTGCGCGACCTCGTCTCCTACAACGAGAAGCACAACGACGCGAACGGCGAGGGCGGCAACGACGGCGAGAGCCACAACCGCTCCTGGAACTGCGGGGTCGAGGGCCCGACCGACGACCCCAGGATCCAGCGCCTGCGGCTGCAGCAGATCCGCAACTTCATCACCACGATGCTGGTCAGCCAGGGCGTCCCGATGCTGGCCCACGGCGACGAGCTCGGTCGCACCCAGGGCGGGAACAACAACGTCTACGCGCAGGACAACCCGACGGCGTGGGTCGACTGGGACCTCGACGCCGACCAGCGCGGGCTGCTCGAGTTCACCACCGCCGCCATCGCCCTGCGCCGCGCGCACCCGGTGCTGCGCCGCCGTCGCTTCTTCGCCGGTGACGCCAGCCACGGCGGGCAGAGCTCGCTCGGCGACATCGTCTGGCTCAAGCCCGACGGCGGCGAGATGAACGACGCGGACTGGGACACGGGCTACTCGCAGTCGCTGATGGTCTTCCTCAACGGCGACGCGATTCCCGAGACCGACAACCTCGGCCGCCGCATCACCGACGACCACTTCCTGCTGATGTTCAACGCCAGCGCGGAGTCGATCACCTTCACCACCCCGGCCAAGGCGTACGGCGAGGTCTGGACCGTGCGGCTGAACACCGCCAACGGCGAGATCGACCCGGCGGTCAAGCCGTGGCGCTCGCGCAGCAAGCACGCGGTGCCGGCGCACTCGATGGTCGTGCTCTCGACCACGGCCGTCCCCGAGTCCTCCCGCCAGGACGCGGAGCGCCGCGCGGACCAGGCTCGGCCGACGCTGGCCCGGGTGTCGGGCCAGGCCTGA
- a CDS encoding aldo/keto reductase, which yields MTDVPDVSLNNGRTIPQLGFGVFQIDPAETAEAVRTALEVGYRHIDTAEMYGNEKEVGEGIRSSGVDRDDVFVTSKLNNSFHRPDDARRAFDTTLEALGFDHVDLFLIHWPLPTRYDGDFVSTWQALEEFYRDGRARSIGVSNFTPHHLRRLARETEVIPAVNQVEVHPFFTNDEVRAYGAEHGIATEAWSPIAQGGVLDDPTISAIAERVGKSTAQVTLRWHVQLGHIVFPKSVTRERVQANFEIFDFELTDEELSLISALDQGEAGRTGPNPDTFDMIPD from the coding sequence ATGACCGACGTCCCCGACGTCAGCTTGAACAACGGCCGCACGATCCCGCAGCTGGGGTTCGGCGTCTTCCAGATCGACCCCGCCGAGACGGCGGAGGCCGTGCGCACGGCGCTCGAGGTCGGCTACCGCCACATCGACACCGCGGAGATGTACGGCAACGAGAAGGAGGTCGGCGAGGGCATCCGTTCCTCCGGCGTCGACCGCGACGACGTCTTCGTGACGAGCAAGCTGAACAACAGCTTCCACCGTCCCGACGACGCCCGCCGCGCCTTCGACACGACGCTGGAGGCCCTCGGCTTCGACCACGTGGACCTGTTCCTCATCCACTGGCCGCTGCCGACGCGCTACGACGGCGACTTCGTGTCGACGTGGCAGGCGCTGGAGGAGTTCTACCGCGACGGGCGCGCCCGCTCGATCGGCGTCTCCAACTTCACCCCGCACCACCTGCGCCGCCTGGCGCGCGAGACCGAGGTCATCCCGGCGGTCAACCAGGTCGAGGTGCACCCGTTCTTCACCAACGACGAGGTGCGGGCGTACGGCGCCGAGCACGGCATCGCCACCGAGGCCTGGTCGCCCATCGCCCAGGGCGGCGTGCTGGACGACCCGACGATCTCCGCGATCGCGGAGCGGGTCGGCAAGAGCACGGCGCAGGTGACGCTGCGCTGGCACGTGCAGCTGGGCCACATCGTGTTCCCGAAGTCGGTCACGCGCGAGCGCGTGCAGGCCAACTTCGAGATCTTCGACTTCGAGCTCACCGACGAGGAGCTGTCGCTGATCAGCGCCCTCGACCAGGGCGAGGCCGGGCGCACCGGGCCGAACCCCGACACGTTCGACATGATCCCCGACTGA